The Populus alba chromosome 4, ASM523922v2, whole genome shotgun sequence genome contains a region encoding:
- the LOC118048983 gene encoding protease Do-like 7, with the protein MGFQTDMPLLPEKEAFADDWAETVNKVVPAVVVLQTTTCRAFDTELPSSGSATGFVVDKQRGIILTNRHVVNPGPVNAQAIFVSNEETPLRPIYRDPVHDFGFFSYDPGAIQFLNYEEIPLAPEAASVGLEIRVIGNDSSEKVSILPGILARLDRNAPTYEKDGYNDFNTFYLQAASGTKPGSSGSPVIDKQGRAVALNAGSSSSSSSAFYLPLERVVRALRLLQKCKDARANKWETISIPRGTLQVTFRHKGFDETRRLGLRSETEQMVRHAPLLGETGMLVVDSVVPGGPAYGQLEPGDMLVSVDGELTTRFLKLETLLDDNVDQKIGLQIERGGISLTINLTVQDLHTITPNHFLEVSGAVIHPLSYQQARNFSIQCGLVYVAEPGYMLQRSEVPCHAIIKKFSGVEISQLEELISVFSKLSRGARVPLEYIRHNDRHRAKSVIVCIDCHEWYDAPKIYTRDDSSGLWIARPAIQPKFLQLSSCSSDAEQRPKIQSSSLSGESTLAKHMHQSKKQELTNGVVKIEDSNGHISKEAHSGEEYDAKTKECQEQGHISSKEIVAANCSSREIGEIKLKDPSTTEKTVLNGIETATSTASFAESLIEPALVTLEVDVPPSCLLDGVKSVASSGTGVIVHHSQCMGLVAIDKNTVEISACDVMLSFAAFPIQIPGEVVFVHPVYNFALVGYDPSALGADGASMVHAAELLPEPALCRGDRVYLVGLSKNLRAQSRKSTITNPCLALYVHQVDRPRYGATNMEVIELDSGFGSEFTGVLCDERGKARALWGSFSNQDYQFVRGIPIYMISQIVDSIVCGGNGPSLLINGVKRGMPLVRTLEVSLCPMLLSEARNFGLSNDWIQALDEKDPVRRQVLCVEGSYAGSKAENVLKQSDMLLAVNNESITCFRDIENACQALEECGDSDGKLKITVFRQGREVDLLVGTDVRDGNGTTRAISWCGCLVQDSHPAVRTLGFLPDEGYGVFVTKWSLGSPADRYCLRACKWIVQVNGKPTSDLDAFANVVKELGPDECVRVKTVDLDGKPQVQTLKQDLHYWPTWELRFDPDTAMWRKNTINALDCSSG; encoded by the exons ATGGGGTTCCAAACAGACATGCCGTTGCTACCAGAGAAGGAAGCATTTGCCGATGATTGGGCTGAAACCGTCAACAAGGTTGTCCCTGCGGTGGTGGTTTTGCAAACAACGACATGTCGTGCGTTTGATACTGAGCTTCCTTCCTCTGGCTCTGCCACTGGGTTCGTTGTTGACAAGCAACGCGGTATTATCCTGACTAACCGACATGTTGTCAATCCTG GCCCCGTCAATGCCCAAGCTATATTTGTAAGCAACGAAGAAACTCCACTGCGTCCAATATATAGAGATCCg GTCCATGATTTTGGATTCTTTTCTTATGATCCTGGTGCGATACAATTTTTGAACTATGAGGAGATTCCTCTTGCCCCTGAGGCTGCTTCTGTTGGACTGGAAATCAGAGTTATTGGAAATGATAGTTCTGAGAAG GTTTCCATTTTGCCTGGTATCCTTGCTCGCCTTGATCGAAATGCTCCTACTTATGAAAA AGATGGTTATAATGACTTCAATACCTTCTACCTGCAA GCAGCATCTGGAACTAAGCCTGGTTCCAGTGGTTCCCCTGTAATTGATAAGCAAGGTAGGGCAGTGGCCTTGAATGCTGGGAGCAGTTCATCAAGTTCGTCAGCCTTCTATTTACCTTTAGAGAGA GTTGTTAGGGCATTGAGACTTCTTCAGAAGTGCAAAGATGCTCGTGCCAATAAATGGGAGACAATATCTATACCTCGTGGTACACTTCAG GTAACATTTCGCCATAAAGGATTTGATGAGACACGCCGACTTGGTCTTCGAAGTGAAACAGAGCAG ATGGTACGACATGCGCCTTTACTAGGTGAAACCGGAATGCTTGTCGTCGACTCTGTG GTGCCAGGTGGTCCAGCTTATGGGCAACTAGAGCCAGGGGATATGCTTGTTTCCGTGGATGGGGAA TTAACTACTCGGTTTTTGAAATTGGAGACATTATTGGATGACAATGTTGATCAAAAGATTGGGTTACAGATTGAAAGGGGTGGCATATCATTGACTATTAATTTAACG GTTCAGGATTTACACACAATAACTCCTAATCATTTCTTAGAAGTAAGCGGTGCAGTGATACACCCATTGTCTTATCAACAG GCCAGAAACTTCTCTATCCAATGTGGTCTTGTATATGTTGCAGAACCTGG ATATATGCTACAGAGATCTGAAGTTCCTTGCCATGCCATCATTAAGAAGTTTTCTGGTGTTGAGATATCACAACTAGAAGAACTAATCTCGGTTTTCTCTAAGCTATCCAGGGGTGCTCGAGTGCCATTGGAGTATATAAGGCACAATGATCGTCATCGAGCGAAG TCGGTGATAGTCTGTATCGATTGCCATGAATGGTACGATGCTCCAAAGATATACACTCGGGATGATAGTTCGGGTTTATGGATAGCGAGGCCTGCTATTCAACCTAAGTTCCTGCAGCTGTCATCTTGTAGCAGTGATGCTGAACAACGTCCAAAAATTCAATCTTCTTCATTATCTGGTGAATCTACTCTGGCAAAACATATGCATCAATCTAAGAAACAGGAGTTGACAAATGGTGTTGTGAAGATAGAAGACAGTAATGGACATATTTCTAAGGAAGCCCATTCTGGAGAAGAATACGATGCTAAAACTAAGGAGTGCCAAGAACAGGGGCATATTTCTTCTAAGGAAATTGTCGCTGCCAACTGTTCTTCTCGTGAAATTggagaaattaaattgaaggatCCAAGTACCACAGAAAAAACAGTGTTGAATGGCATTGAAACTGCAACTTCAACTGCTTCATTTGCAGAAAGTTTGATAGAGCCAGCTTTAGTCACGCTCGAG GTTGATGTCCCACCATCTTGTTTGCTTGATGGTGTCAAGTCAGTGGCATCTTCTGGGACTGGTGTTATCGTGCATCATTCTCAATGTATGGGGTTGGTTGCAATTGACAAGAACACAGTTGAAATATCTGCATGTGATGTGATGCTATCATTTGCTGCATTTCCTATTCAAATCCCTGGGGAG GTTGTGTTTGTTCATCCAGTTTACAATTTTGCTCTTGTTGGTTATGACCCCTCTGCTCTTGGAGCTGATGGTGCTTCAATGGTTCATGCTGCTGAACTACTTCCAG AGCCTGCACTATGTCGGGGAGATAGAGTGTATCTTGTTGGATTAAGTAAAAACCTACGAGCACAGTCTAGGAAATCTACCATAACAAATCCATGTCTCGCATTATATGTTCACCAAGTTGATCGTCCACGGTATGGAGCAACAAATATGGAAGTGATTGAACTTGATTCTG GTTTTGGCAGTGAATTCACTGGTGTGCTGTGTGATGAGCGTGGAAAGGCGCGGGCTCTATGGGGGAGCTTTTCAAATCAG GATTATCAATTTGTTCGAGGTATCCCAATATATATGATCAGCCAAATAGTTGACAGTATTGTATGTGGTGGAAATGGGCCATCTCTTCTCATAAATGGTGTCAAAAGGGGAATGCCACTTGTTAGGACTTTGGAGGTTTCACTTTGTCCCATGTTGCTTTCGGAGGCCCGGAATTTCGGTCTCAGCAATGATTGGATTCAA GCACTTGATGAGAAAGATCCAGTTAGACGACAAGTTTTGTGTGTAGAAGGTAGTTATGCTGGATCTAAAGCTGAGAACGTATTAAAACAAAGTGACATGTTGTTGGCAGTCAACAATGAGTCAATTACTTGCTTCCGTGACATAGAAAATGCTTGTCAAGCATTAGAGGAGTGTGGTGACAGTGATGGGAAGCTTAAAATTACCGTCTTTCGCCAG GGACGTGAAGTCGATCTTCTTGTTGGAACAGATGTTAGAGATGGGAATGGCACCACACGAGCGATAAGTTGGTGTGGGTGTCTTGTTCAGGATTCTCATCCAGCAGTGCGTACTCTTGGATTTCTTCCTGATGAAGGTTATGGAGTATTTGTGACAAA gtGGTCTCTTGGAAGTCCTGCAGATAGATACTGTCTACGTGCTTGTAAATGGATTGTTCAAGTCAATGGAAAACCAACTTCTGATTTAGATGCCTTTGCTAATGTGGTAAAG GAACTAGGACCTGATGAGTGTGTGCGTGTAAAGACCGTTGACCTGGATGGGAAGCCACAAGTGCAAACACTAAAGCAGGATTTGCACTACTGGCCTACATGGGAGTTGAGATTTGATCCAGACACCGCAATGTGGCGTAAGAATACAATAAATGCATTAGATTGCAGTAGTGGATAA
- the LOC118048963 gene encoding U-box domain-containing protein 9, protein MNYPPSSCSSALTHSTSSSNTDTSPSPSAAVCRALLLIQSDDLSLKIEAAKEIRRLTKTSQRCRRQLADAVKPLVCMLRVGDDDSVENESALLALLNLAVKDETNKISIVKAGALESIISFLQSQNSILQEYATAALLTLSASTNNKPVIGACGAIPLLVEILRNGITQAKVDAVMALSNLSTHSDNLDIILKTNPIPSIVSLLKTCKKSTKTAEKCCALIESLVGFDEGRIALTSEEGGILAVIEVLENGSLQSREHAVGALLTLCQSDRCKYREPILREGVIPGLLELTVQGTPKSQLKAQTLLRLLRDTPYPRSELQPDTLENIVCNIISQIDGDEQSGKAKKMLAEMVQVSMEQSLRHLQQRALVCTPTPNDLPISSCTSEVSSK, encoded by the exons ATGAACTACCCCCCCTCCTCCTGCTCCTCCGCACTCACTCACTCCACCTCTTCTTCCAACACCGACACGTCACCCTCCCCCTCCGCCGCAGTCTGCCGTGCGCTACTATTAATCCAATCTGATGATTTGAGTTTGAAAATAGAAGCGGCGAAGGAGATAAGAAGGTTAACCAAAACTTCTCAGAGGTGTAGGAGGCAGTTAGCCGATGCTGTTAAGCCACTGGTTTGTATGTTACGAGTTGGTGATGATGACTCCGTTGAGAACGAGTCGGCTCTCTTGGCTTTGCTTAATCTTGCTGTTAAAGATGAGAC GAACAAAATCAGCATTGTGAAAGCTGGAGCTTTAGAATCCATAATTAGCTTCCTTCAGTCACAAAATTCAATCTTGCAGGAGTATGCAACTGCAGCTCTTCTCACTCTATCTGCCTCTACCAATAACAAGCCAGTTATAGGTGCTTGTGGTGCCATTCCTCTCCTTGTTGAAATCCTCAGAAATGGCATCACACAGGCCAAAGTGGACGCTGTAATGGCTCTTTCGAATCTTTCAACACACTCCGATAATCTTGACATAATTCTCAAAACAAATCCAATCCCTTCCATAGTTAGTTTACTAAAAACCTgtaaaaaatctacaaaaacaGCAGAAAAATGCTGTGCTCTCATAGAATCTTTAGTTGGTTTTGACGAAGGTAGAATTGCATTAACATCTGAAGAAGGTGGAATCCTAGCTGTTATTGAAGTGCTTGAAAATGGGTCTCTCCAAAGTCGAGAGCATGCAGTTGGGGCATTGCTAACCTTGTGTCAGAGTGATCGTTGTAAATATAGAGAACCAATTCTCAGAGAAGGTGTGATCCCTGGACTACTTGAGCTTACTGTTCAAGGAACACCCAAGTCTCAGTTAAAAGCTCAAACACTGTTACGCTTGCTGAGAGACACTCCATACCCAAGATCTGAACTTCAACCAGACACATTAGAGAACATTGTGTGCAACATCATCTCCCAGATAGATGGAGATGAACAATCTGGTAAAGCAAAGAAGATGCTGGCTGAGATGGTGCAAGTTAGCATGGAACAGAGCTTGAGACATCTACAACAAAGGGCTTTGGTATGTACACCTACGCCAAATGACCTTCCTATCAGTAGTTGCACTTCTGAAGTATCTTCAAAATGA